In Dasania marina DSM 21967, one genomic interval encodes:
- a CDS encoding GNAT family N-acetyltransferase, with the protein MSKPLDIIRVTQAHTAELGRLFDLYRQFYDCDADLELAKQYISDRINNDESVIFAATEDGETLLGFVQLYPSFCSVEVMKIFILYDLYVDADGRNKGIGALLMNKASEFAKASGAGRVDLLTGHSNKPGQHLYEKLGYEKVNEEFYGYSLYV; encoded by the coding sequence ATGAGCAAACCGTTAGATATTATCAGAGTGACGCAGGCTCACACCGCAGAGCTTGGCCGTTTATTCGATTTATATAGGCAGTTTTATGACTGTGATGCCGATCTTGAGTTAGCTAAACAATACATCTCTGATCGTATTAACAATGATGAGTCTGTTATTTTTGCTGCCACCGAAGACGGTGAGACTTTATTAGGTTTTGTGCAGTTGTACCCCTCATTTTGTTCGGTAGAAGTGATGAAGATATTTATTCTTTATGATTTGTACGTGGATGCCGATGGCCGCAACAAAGGTATAGGGGCTTTACTAATGAATAAGGCCTCTGAATTTGCAAAAGCCAGCGGCGCGGGGCGTGTTGATTTGTTGACGGGGCACAGTAATAAGCCCGGCCAGCATTTGTATGAAAAACTAGGTTATGAAAAAGTTAATGAAGAGTTTTATGGCTATTCTTTATATGTATAG
- a CDS encoding flavin monoamine oxidase family protein: MGRKSRRSNNPIASLIKRLQWAHNTSKQTGIPTDELLDQLKEQKKIQHAQRQERRDFVKHMGMGVAAAGALGAAAPSFAGKGGKPPSPPPSGNVGVAIIGGGLAGLRCAHRLQQYGISSKIYEASTRIGGRCFTTRGFFDDGMNVERGGELISTEHSATRNLVNSLGLTLEDVGGGSLPGGEELYHVNNQLYTEAQLESDWRDLYPIFGNTESAAPWQPTYDNHNAEHVRLDHINVNDWMNQVGIGANSNFGQLMQADVISEYGLAPEEQTCLNLVYLLAWNSINNPLPLAGTDERFHIVGGNDALVYKLADDLPNDTIVTGKALTAITGAAQGPYTCTFNDGSTTTANKLVLALPFTKLREVSIAPAIWNTFSSAKQQAINEMSIGANGKIHIQTKSRPWSGVRNVDGHNIQMNGVSYSGGDGFVTVWDTQVNGSTTGSVMCDYLGGHQGRNLRGSQPFASANKIDVNKFLGQIEPVFPGTTAAYDRKALTSKWAVNPWSKGSYSAPGLGQFTSFWGAQWEKETTNNVHFCGEHTSVEYWGFLQGAVETGERVATEIHLS; the protein is encoded by the coding sequence ATGGGCCGTAAATCACGTCGTTCCAATAACCCCATTGCCAGCTTAATCAAACGTCTTCAATGGGCACACAACACCTCTAAGCAAACCGGCATACCCACCGATGAGCTGCTAGATCAATTGAAAGAACAGAAAAAAATACAACATGCACAGCGCCAAGAGCGACGTGACTTTGTTAAACACATGGGCATGGGGGTAGCCGCAGCGGGTGCCCTGGGTGCCGCAGCACCCAGTTTCGCAGGCAAGGGTGGCAAACCACCATCACCGCCACCTTCAGGTAATGTAGGTGTTGCCATTATCGGTGGCGGCTTAGCGGGCTTGCGCTGTGCTCACCGCTTACAGCAATACGGTATTAGCTCAAAAATTTATGAGGCCAGCACCCGTATAGGTGGTCGCTGCTTTACTACCCGCGGATTTTTCGACGATGGTATGAACGTAGAGCGCGGTGGTGAGCTTATCTCTACCGAACACAGCGCCACTCGTAACCTGGTTAACTCCCTGGGCTTAACGTTGGAAGACGTAGGCGGCGGTTCCTTACCTGGTGGTGAAGAGCTGTATCATGTAAACAATCAACTCTACACAGAGGCACAACTAGAGAGTGATTGGCGCGATCTTTACCCCATTTTCGGCAACACCGAAAGTGCTGCCCCTTGGCAGCCCACCTATGACAATCACAACGCTGAACATGTGCGTTTGGACCATATCAACGTTAATGACTGGATGAATCAAGTCGGCATAGGTGCCAACAGTAACTTTGGCCAACTGATGCAAGCGGATGTTATTTCAGAATATGGCTTAGCGCCCGAAGAACAAACCTGTTTGAATTTGGTTTATCTACTGGCTTGGAACTCCATCAATAACCCGCTACCGCTAGCGGGCACCGATGAGCGCTTCCACATCGTTGGCGGTAATGATGCACTAGTGTATAAACTAGCCGATGACTTACCCAACGACACCATAGTCACCGGCAAAGCCTTAACCGCAATTACCGGTGCGGCGCAAGGCCCTTATACCTGTACCTTCAACGACGGTAGCACCACCACCGCCAACAAATTGGTATTGGCTCTGCCTTTTACTAAGCTGCGTGAAGTCAGTATTGCCCCGGCGATATGGAATACTTTCTCCAGCGCCAAGCAACAAGCCATTAATGAAATGAGCATAGGTGCCAACGGTAAAATACACATACAAACTAAATCACGGCCATGGAGTGGTGTACGCAACGTTGATGGCCACAACATACAAATGAATGGCGTCAGTTATTCAGGCGGTGATGGCTTTGTTACCGTGTGGGATACGCAAGTTAACGGTAGCACTACCGGCAGCGTGATGTGTGATTATCTAGGGGGTCATCAAGGACGTAACCTCAGAGGCAGTCAGCCCTTTGCCAGCGCCAACAAAATCGATGTGAATAAGTTCTTAGGCCAAATCGAGCCGGTATTTCCTGGCACTACAGCAGCCTATGACCGCAAGGCACTAACCTCTAAGTGGGCAGTAAACCCCTGGTCTAAAGGTAGCTACTCTGCTCCAGGCTTAGGCCAATTCACCAGCTTCTGGGGTGCGCAATGGGAGAAAGAAACCACCAACAATGTACACTTCTGTGGTGAACATACCTCAGTAGAGTATTGGGGATTTTTGCAAGGTGCCGTAGAAACCGGTGAACGCGTAGCCACAGAAATTCACCTCAGTTAA
- a CDS encoding MgtC/SapB family protein — MAELFDISPFNWHSIAVALFCGGIIGLERQVRGKPVGIRTASLIILGTYLFVATSFLFSGQQVDTSRVIGQVITGVGFLGAGVMLAKDGAVVGVTSASTIWVLASLGVLIACEHLGPAIKLSILVVMILYGVDLLEERTVLFSRGVHARVNRYREAKRSHKDRRQGE; from the coding sequence TTGGCAGAACTATTTGATATCAGCCCTTTTAATTGGCACTCCATAGCCGTTGCGCTGTTTTGTGGTGGCATAATTGGTTTGGAGCGGCAAGTACGTGGTAAGCCCGTAGGCATACGTACCGCTTCCTTGATTATTTTGGGTACCTATTTATTTGTCGCCACCTCCTTTTTGTTTAGCGGCCAACAAGTGGATACCTCGCGGGTAATAGGGCAGGTGATTACCGGGGTGGGTTTTTTAGGTGCCGGTGTGATGTTAGCTAAAGACGGTGCAGTAGTGGGGGTGACATCGGCCTCGACGATTTGGGTGTTGGCCTCATTGGGCGTGCTTATTGCCTGTGAACATTTGGGGCCGGCAATTAAGCTTTCTATTTTGGTGGTGATGATTTTATACGGGGTGGATTTGCTAGAAGAGCGTACTGTCTTGTTTAGCCGTGGGGTGCATGCGCGGGTAAATCGCTACCGGGAAGCAAAAAGAAGCCATAAAGACCGGCGTCAGGGCGAATAA
- a CDS encoding PLP-dependent aminotransferase family protein, whose amino-acid sequence MNTLTSTMLNDIQLDKQLSSSLSLQLYEAIRGRVLSRQLVAGTKLASSRVLAQQLQISRNTVLTAIDQLRAEGYLESRTGSGVWVTSSLPDYHMEPAPALSLTKTSAIKTTLSEFGCQLAKMDADNEPVNHSFSLGVPALDHFPTDVWQRLSNRQQELKDPDLLGFTDSLGYLPLRESIRHYLQESRGINCTTEQILISYGAQQALDLCARVLLNRKDMAVVEEPGYHGMKAALTSVGASIKPCKVDQQGLNINALRLLKNKPKMIYTTPAHQYPLGQIMPLTRRLQLLEWAATNNCWIIEDDYDSEYHFTHRPLPAMQSLAQHDQVIYLGSFSKVLFPAIRLGYLVLPKNLIKAFTNAKFVSCAETAIHNQIVTANFLQEGHFKTHLKRMRVLYGERWQIIRRECEQQLPNWCELQAEHAGMHVVIIFNKHVDDQKLQDILAKKQLITHSLSDFYYGNNKRYGLVLGFANSSPEQIKQGIATIATELLNNSHNTAP is encoded by the coding sequence ATGAACACCCTCACTAGCACCATGCTTAACGACATACAACTAGATAAACAGCTCAGCTCAAGCTTGTCACTACAGCTGTACGAAGCGATACGCGGCAGAGTTTTGTCTAGGCAGCTGGTGGCTGGCACCAAGCTAGCATCCAGCCGCGTGCTAGCTCAGCAGCTACAGATATCGCGCAACACCGTGCTAACCGCCATCGACCAACTGCGTGCCGAAGGCTATTTAGAGAGCCGAACCGGCTCTGGGGTTTGGGTGACTAGCAGCCTACCTGACTATCATATGGAGCCAGCACCTGCGCTATCTCTCACAAAAACCTCTGCCATAAAAACGACACTATCAGAGTTTGGCTGCCAATTAGCCAAGATGGATGCCGATAATGAGCCGGTTAACCATAGCTTTAGCCTAGGCGTACCCGCGCTAGATCATTTCCCTACGGATGTTTGGCAACGCTTAAGTAATCGACAGCAAGAATTAAAAGACCCTGACCTGCTAGGTTTTACAGACAGCTTAGGCTACCTACCGCTAAGAGAATCCATACGCCACTACCTGCAAGAATCTCGTGGTATTAACTGCACAACCGAACAAATTTTAATAAGCTACGGTGCGCAACAAGCACTGGATCTTTGCGCCCGCGTATTGCTTAACCGCAAAGATATGGCGGTAGTCGAAGAGCCGGGTTATCACGGCATGAAGGCAGCGTTAACCTCGGTGGGGGCCAGCATCAAGCCCTGCAAGGTTGATCAGCAAGGTTTGAATATCAACGCCCTGCGCTTATTGAAAAACAAACCCAAAATGATTTACACCACACCCGCCCATCAATACCCCTTGGGGCAGATCATGCCGCTGACTAGGCGCTTACAATTACTGGAGTGGGCTGCAACAAACAACTGTTGGATTATCGAAGATGATTACGACAGCGAATACCATTTTACCCACCGGCCACTGCCCGCCATGCAAAGCCTAGCGCAACATGATCAGGTGATTTACCTAGGTTCATTTAGCAAAGTGCTATTCCCCGCCATACGATTAGGCTATTTAGTGTTACCTAAAAACTTAATAAAAGCTTTCACTAACGCTAAGTTCGTCAGCTGTGCGGAAACCGCCATACACAACCAAATTGTAACGGCTAATTTTTTGCAAGAGGGCCACTTTAAAACACATCTCAAACGTATGCGGGTGCTTTACGGTGAACGCTGGCAAATTATCCGCCGTGAGTGCGAACAACAGCTGCCTAACTGGTGTGAGCTACAAGCCGAACATGCTGGCATGCACGTGGTAATTATTTTTAATAAGCACGTTGACGATCAAAAACTGCAAGACATATTGGCCAAAAAACAGCTTATCACCCATAGCCTCAGTGATTTTTATTACGGCAACAATAAACGCTATGGATTGGTGCTGGGCTTTGCCAATAGTTCGCCTGAACAAATAAAACAAGGTATCGCCACTATCGCCACAGAACTATTAAATAACAGCCATAATACAGCCCCATAA
- a CDS encoding NAD(P)/FAD-dependent oxidoreductase — protein MTDYNKQAVSFWFDTLAEKIQPRPILSEDIQVDVAIIGAGFTGLWTAYYLNKQQPDLRIAIIESETAGFGASGRNGGWLMGALAGETKYLAGLPEPERQAAYQLIFSIIDEVKQVLAAENIDCDLHHGGSVYAAARYPEQLAFQQSELKHLYQAGLSEDDYRWLNKAELDATVRMRNGMGAIYTPHCAAINPAKLVRGLAECLERKGVSIYEQSAVTHVGHKQLQTAQGSVRADVIVPATEGFADELMGLKRYVLPIQSLIVATEPLTESKWDEIGLADRPTFSDAGRMATYGQRSADGRIIFGARGGYIFGGKVRHQFALSDPAFREREQILRDLFPSLASVNVTHGWGGTLGMARNFTPFAVFDANTGIASAGGYGGEGVGAANLFGRTLADMILQKETQLTAMPWAFTQATHKSALKRWEPEPCRWLTYQTLLNIFSWEEELYNKGKAPAWLRKSTGAVCDKLALLMA, from the coding sequence ATGACGGATTACAACAAGCAAGCGGTAAGCTTTTGGTTTGATACCTTGGCCGAGAAAATACAGCCCCGGCCGATACTAAGCGAAGATATACAAGTCGATGTGGCCATTATCGGTGCCGGCTTTACCGGACTATGGACGGCTTACTATCTTAATAAGCAACAGCCCGATTTACGTATAGCCATCATCGAGTCCGAAACCGCTGGTTTTGGTGCCTCTGGCCGCAATGGCGGCTGGTTAATGGGCGCTTTGGCCGGTGAAACCAAATACCTAGCGGGGCTGCCAGAACCTGAGCGGCAGGCGGCTTATCAGCTGATCTTTTCTATTATTGATGAGGTTAAGCAGGTGTTAGCGGCTGAGAATATAGACTGCGATTTGCATCACGGCGGCTCAGTTTACGCCGCTGCCCGCTACCCCGAGCAGTTGGCCTTTCAGCAAAGTGAGCTTAAACATTTATACCAGGCTGGCTTAAGCGAGGACGATTATCGCTGGCTAAACAAAGCCGAACTGGATGCCACCGTGCGCATGCGCAATGGCATGGGCGCTATCTATACCCCGCACTGCGCAGCGATTAACCCCGCTAAATTAGTGCGTGGTTTGGCCGAATGTTTGGAGCGTAAGGGCGTTAGCATTTATGAGCAAAGCGCTGTCACTCACGTGGGCCACAAGCAGCTACAAACAGCACAGGGCAGTGTGCGTGCCGATGTGATTGTGCCTGCCACCGAAGGCTTTGCCGACGAGCTGATGGGCTTAAAGCGCTACGTGCTACCTATACAAAGTTTAATTGTCGCCACCGAGCCTTTAACAGAATCAAAGTGGGATGAAATCGGCCTAGCCGATAGGCCCACTTTTAGCGATGCGGGCCGCATGGCTACTTATGGCCAGCGCTCTGCCGATGGCCGTATAATTTTTGGTGCCCGTGGCGGCTATATTTTTGGCGGCAAAGTGCGCCATCAATTTGCCTTAAGCGACCCAGCGTTTAGAGAGCGCGAGCAAATACTGCGGGATTTATTCCCCAGTTTAGCCAGCGTTAACGTCACCCACGGCTGGGGCGGTACTTTAGGCATGGCGAGAAACTTCACGCCCTTTGCGGTGTTTGATGCTAACACGGGTATAGCCAGTGCTGGCGGTTACGGTGGTGAAGGGGTAGGGGCTGCTAATTTATTTGGTCGTACTCTGGCCGATATGATTTTGCAAAAAGAAACTCAGCTCACGGCCATGCCTTGGGCTTTCACCCAGGCTACCCATAAAAGCGCACTCAAACGCTGGGAGCCAGAGCCCTGCCGCTGGTTAACCTACCAGACTCTGCTCAATATATTTTCTTGGGAGGAGGAATTATACAACAAAGGTAAAGCGCCTGCGTGGCTGAGAAAATCTACCGGTGCCGTTTGTGATAAATTGGCGCTGTTGATGGCTTAG
- a CDS encoding cupin domain-containing protein: MPVKHIFAFDSLQGQDGESVTAPAEVMLSGNPVTTDWPAFDSADGRVSIGIWESQEYHKIKQHPNEMEYCLILEGTVRISDKEGNSQEFSQGQAFIVQPGFDGVWESLGKVRKHYIICQCS, encoded by the coding sequence ATGCCTGTAAAACACATATTTGCCTTTGATAGCCTACAAGGGCAAGACGGTGAGTCAGTTACCGCCCCCGCCGAAGTGATGCTGAGTGGTAATCCCGTCACCACCGATTGGCCAGCCTTCGATAGCGCCGACGGCCGCGTCAGCATAGGCATATGGGAGTCGCAGGAATACCATAAAATCAAACAGCACCCCAACGAGATGGAGTACTGTTTGATATTGGAAGGTACCGTACGCATCTCCGACAAAGAGGGTAATTCACAAGAGTTTAGCCAGGGCCAGGCCTTTATCGTACAGCCCGGTTTTGATGGCGTGTGGGAGTCTTTAGGCAAGGTGCGTAAGCATTATATTATTTGTCAGTGTAGCTAA
- a CDS encoding ABC transporter substrate-binding protein produces the protein MLNVTRWLASALLAVVILLLSNSTVAQPEPELALEKVRLQLKWKHQFQFAGFYAAIKQGYYADAGFDVDILPVNFQRSASEVVLSGAAEFGVADSSLVLSRLQGKPVVILAAVFQHSPLVLISKQSSNILSPLELVGKRVMFQRNVDDAVLTAMFTEFGLDDDQYSHMPHSFKDDALLNGEVDVMSGYITDQPYLYIEKNIAINIISPASYGIDFYGDMLFTREDYLKNNKQKVLRFREASLKGWEYAIAHPKEMAEWIFKNLETEKTLAHLLYEAENTVRLIKPQLVELGYFSLNRFGRISDIYKQLGLADTTQDIEGINYLDYYQEQAQHGWLKLLLLALALTLSVAFILWAYNHRLKKQVALRSQALVEARDELGYYLDVVDRYVINSVMNTKGEFTRVSQAFCEASGYTAAELLGKHFDYLAHESSIVMLRDAFNVALVKQGAWSGELLLQHKTEGVFWLMMDLESVVDAKGRLAGLMEISVNISDKKRIEALSSIDPLTSLYNRRGLGDAFNHSIALAKRYNKKFSIIIFDVDYFKRINDSYGHSQGDEVIRAVADIMRDTIREADVPGRWGGEEFVVFCPETDLQGAYFLAEKLRIKISNYSFTDLPKQSCSFGVAEWSTDDSYESLITRADNYLYKAKAKGRNCSEGLTHRTAEII, from the coding sequence ATGTTGAATGTGACGAGGTGGCTGGCTAGTGCGCTGCTAGCGGTGGTGATCTTGCTGCTTAGCAATTCCACCGTGGCTCAGCCTGAGCCTGAGCTAGCTTTAGAAAAAGTTCGCCTGCAATTAAAATGGAAACATCAATTTCAATTTGCTGGTTTTTATGCCGCTATCAAGCAAGGTTATTATGCCGATGCCGGTTTTGATGTGGATATATTGCCGGTTAATTTTCAGCGTAGTGCGTCCGAGGTAGTGCTCAGTGGCGCAGCTGAGTTTGGCGTTGCTGACTCTAGTTTGGTGCTTTCACGGTTACAGGGTAAGCCCGTCGTTATTTTGGCGGCGGTATTTCAACATTCCCCTTTAGTGCTTATTAGTAAACAGTCATCCAATATACTCAGCCCGTTAGAGTTGGTGGGTAAGCGGGTTATGTTTCAGCGCAATGTCGATGATGCGGTGTTAACCGCAATGTTTACCGAATTTGGTTTAGATGATGATCAATACAGCCATATGCCTCATAGCTTTAAAGACGATGCCTTGCTTAACGGCGAAGTGGATGTAATGTCTGGCTATATCACTGATCAGCCTTATTTATATATAGAAAAAAATATAGCAATAAATATTATTTCTCCAGCCAGTTACGGCATAGATTTTTATGGCGATATGCTGTTTACCCGTGAAGACTATTTAAAAAACAATAAGCAGAAAGTGTTACGTTTTCGTGAGGCCAGCCTTAAAGGCTGGGAGTATGCCATTGCTCATCCAAAAGAAATGGCAGAATGGATTTTTAAAAACCTAGAAACAGAGAAAACACTGGCTCATTTGCTATACGAAGCTGAGAACACCGTACGTTTAATTAAACCCCAGTTAGTGGAATTGGGTTATTTTAGCCTTAATCGTTTTGGGCGTATTAGCGATATCTATAAACAGCTAGGTTTGGCCGACACTACGCAAGATATAGAGGGCATTAATTATCTAGACTACTACCAAGAGCAAGCACAGCACGGCTGGTTAAAACTATTGCTGCTAGCGCTGGCTTTAACGCTATCCGTTGCTTTTATACTCTGGGCCTATAATCATCGCTTAAAAAAACAAGTGGCGCTACGCTCCCAAGCACTTGTTGAAGCAAGGGATGAATTGGGTTATTACTTGGATGTGGTAGATCGTTATGTGATCAACAGTGTGATGAATACCAAGGGCGAGTTTACCCGTGTATCACAAGCGTTTTGTGAAGCCTCAGGCTATACCGCTGCAGAGCTGTTAGGAAAACATTTTGACTATTTGGCCCATGAATCCAGCATAGTAATGCTGCGTGATGCTTTTAATGTCGCGCTTGTTAAACAGGGGGCGTGGTCAGGCGAGCTGTTATTACAGCATAAAACAGAGGGTGTTTTTTGGCTGATGATGGATCTGGAATCTGTAGTTGATGCCAAAGGTAGGTTGGCAGGTTTAATGGAAATTAGCGTCAACATTAGTGATAAAAAACGTATAGAGGCATTGTCCAGCATAGATCCGCTAACCTCATTGTATAACCGTCGCGGTTTGGGTGATGCCTTTAATCACAGTATCGCCTTAGCTAAGCGTTACAATAAAAAGTTCAGCATTATTATTTTTGATGTGGATTATTTTAAGCGTATTAATGATAGTTATGGTCACAGCCAAGGTGATGAGGTGATACGGGCCGTGGCTGACATTATGCGCGATACCATACGGGAGGCCGATGTGCCAGGCCGTTGGGGTGGAGAAGAATTTGTTGTTTTTTGTCCGGAAACTGATTTGCAGGGTGCTTATTTTCTCGCTGAAAAACTGCGTATAAAAATATCAAATTATAGCTTTACCGATCTGCCTAAACAGAGTTGTTCTTTTGGTGTGGCGGAATGGTCGACTGATGATAGTTATGAAAGCTTAATTACGCGGGCTGATAACTATTTATATAAGGCAAAAGCTAAGGGCAGAAACTGTAGCGAGGGTTTAACGCACCGTACAGCTGAGATCATATAG
- a CDS encoding 2OG-Fe(II) oxygenase, whose translation MNTRAFLPFTYIFTVHLYRQQRKPLAEATPAMNNAYTLDTAAQPLATYAHIAEQLYSKGYCILEQVIPHNLAATLCAQAKTYSDDYKKAEVGRGDNKHYNPAIRSDEILWISEKTAAETNWLAWAEGLRVQLNQRLFLNLSHVESHFSHYPPDAFYRKHRDAFQGNSNRLVSMVTYLNPSWCPEDGGEMLLYDDNEQQILRVQPTLGTLAVFLSNEFPHEVLATQKDRYSIASWFRVNELDAPVISRLK comes from the coding sequence GTGAATACTCGCGCCTTTTTACCGTTCACCTATATTTTTACCGTTCACCTCTACAGGCAGCAGCGCAAACCGCTAGCCGAGGCTACACCTGCGATGAATAATGCTTACACACTAGATACTGCAGCCCAGCCACTAGCAACTTACGCACATATTGCCGAACAATTATACAGCAAAGGCTATTGCATACTCGAACAGGTTATACCGCATAACCTGGCTGCCACTTTGTGCGCGCAAGCAAAAACATATAGTGATGACTATAAAAAAGCTGAGGTAGGTAGGGGCGATAATAAGCACTACAACCCAGCTATACGCAGCGATGAGATTTTATGGATTAGTGAGAAAACTGCGGCGGAGACGAATTGGCTGGCTTGGGCGGAAGGTTTACGCGTGCAGCTGAACCAGCGCTTATTCTTAAACCTGTCCCATGTTGAAAGCCACTTTTCGCATTATCCACCCGACGCCTTTTATCGCAAGCATCGTGATGCCTTTCAAGGTAATAGCAATCGCCTAGTCTCTATGGTGACCTACCTCAACCCCAGCTGGTGCCCTGAAGATGGTGGCGAAATGCTGTTATATGATGACAATGAGCAACAGATATTGCGGGTACAACCCACTCTAGGCACGCTGGCAGTATTTTTAAGCAATGAGTTCCCTCACGAAGTACTGGCCACCCAGAAAGACCGCTACAGCATAGCCAGCTGGTTTAGAGTCAACGAGCTTGACGCCCCAGTAATATCCCGGCTTAAGTAA
- a CDS encoding LysR family transcriptional regulator — protein sequence MAATRHHLSHLYGFYTVAKYHSFTRAAEELCVTQSAVSYQIKKLESLLNVQLLDRRCRNTVRLTATGEVLATKCQSIFSELDQVFESLSGKSVGGSFTIAAPTCFGSVFMPKVVANVKKQHPDLKLKLALEDKLVDIVANNIDVAIRVNTLVEGLHYKPLMKVKMQLVVSPEYQAQHGSITSAEALSTHQIIMGQMDDSDWTSLLSDNPELAIATDQVTYINNTLAIVEAVRAGLGIAYLPHYLVAQDIAQGHLATVLPHIHSTITYFVCYDKSLEMEQKLKALLRAINATLHDSSHEGAFEWLASPCEQGNEGDTLAV from the coding sequence ATGGCAGCAACACGACATCACCTCTCGCATCTTTACGGTTTTTACACGGTAGCTAAATACCATAGTTTTACTCGCGCCGCCGAGGAGCTATGCGTCACCCAGTCGGCGGTTAGCTACCAAATAAAAAAGTTAGAATCCTTACTCAATGTGCAGTTGCTGGATAGGCGCTGCCGCAACACGGTGCGGTTAACGGCTACCGGTGAAGTATTGGCGACGAAGTGCCAATCTATTTTTTCGGAGCTGGATCAGGTTTTTGAAAGCCTTAGCGGCAAAAGCGTGGGGGGCAGCTTTACCATAGCGGCGCCTACCTGTTTTGGCTCAGTTTTTATGCCCAAGGTGGTGGCCAATGTTAAAAAACAACATCCCGATTTAAAATTAAAACTGGCCTTGGAAGATAAGCTAGTTGATATAGTGGCTAATAATATTGATGTGGCTATACGGGTAAACACTCTGGTTGAGGGTTTGCACTATAAACCGTTAATGAAGGTGAAAATGCAATTGGTGGTGTCGCCGGAGTATCAGGCCCAGCATGGCAGTATTACTAGTGCCGAGGCCTTAAGCACGCACCAAATTATTATGGGGCAAATGGATGATAGTGATTGGACATCGTTACTCTCGGATAATCCTGAATTAGCCATAGCCACTGACCAGGTGACCTATATTAATAATACCTTGGCGATAGTAGAGGCAGTCAGGGCGGGCTTGGGTATAGCGTATTTACCGCACTATTTAGTGGCGCAAGACATAGCGCAAGGCCATTTAGCCACCGTGTTACCACATATACACTCCACCATTACCTATTTTGTTTGTTATGACAAAAGCTTGGAAATGGAGCAAAAACTCAAGGCACTATTACGGGCGATTAATGCGACCTTGCATGATTCCAGCCATGAGGGTGCTTTTGAGTGGCTGGCCTCGCCCTGTGAACAGGGTAACGAGGGCGATACCTTAGCGGTTTAA